The genomic DNA CTTATAATGTCGGCACCCAGGAAAATTTAAAAAATCCAAGTGACAGCAAAAACGATGAAAGATTTTCTTTTAATATGTCTTTTACTTTTTAATATATATTTTTTACTTGACAAAAAGAAATTTTATATGTTAACATAAAAAATCTTGCAAATAAATTATTTGCAAAAAAGGAGGAATGGGAATGAGGGGATTATTCCATGAAAAAAAATTGGTTTTAATATTTTTTGCCGCTATGTTCCTATCTGCCGGATGTGGAGCTTCAATGCGCACTTATTTAAAAGAAGAAGCACCTTTGCATAAAATAAAAAAGCTGGCTATTCTTTCATTTGATAATATGAGTAAAGATAAAAATGCATCAGAAAAATTAGCTAATATTTTCCTGATAGAGTTAATAACATCAGGCCAGTTCAAGGTGGTAGAACCCGGCGAGTTGGAAAAGGCTTTAAAAGAAGTAAAAGTAAGGTCAAAAGGCGGGCTAAATACTTTAGAAATTGCTGATGCACAGAAAATAGGGGAAGCCTGCGGGGTGGATGCTATTATTATAGGGATGATAGACACTTTTGAAATGGGGAAAAAAGACGACCCTCTGATATCAATGAATATTCACATGCTTGATACAAAAGACGGGTCCCTTATCTGGCAGGTGGATTATATTGCTTCCGGCAGCAGTTTTGCATACCTTTTGGATTTTGGGAAAATAAGTTCAACCGAGATGTTGTCCAGGAGAATGGTGAAAAATTTACTTGCTCCTATTATTAAAAAATCGAAAAATTCTTTAAAAGAAGCAAAAATAAAAATCAGCAATTCCAAGCAAGAAATGGAAAGGGCTGAAATTAAAGCAAAAGATTTGAAAAGTAAGTCGGAAGAACTGGATAGCCAGGCCAGGGACGCAGAAGAAAAATCAAAAGATTTAGAGTTGAAAGTCAAGCAGGATGAACAAGAAGCAATAAGGATAAATCCGGATGCGTTAATCAGGAAAAAAACCGGATTAGAAGAAGAAATTAAAACAGTTGATAATGAATTGACATCTCTGACTGCAGTTTCAAAGAAGAAAGTTACCGCCAAAATTGCCGTTGAAGGCAAGATAAAAGAAATTGAAACTGAATCGAAGAGTAACAAGGATAAATTAGATGAAATTACAGGCCAGATAAATATTTTTACTGCTAAAGAACGGGTTGCCCGTATAAGAGGCAATAATGAAGAAGCGGATGATTACAAAAAGAAGGCGGATGCCGCAAAAGTTGAAGCCAAGGATATGCAGGAAAAATATGACGCAACACAAAAGTCATTGGAGAGTTTAACAAAAGAATTAAACGAATTGAATCCTGATGTTAAAAAGGCGCAGGATAACGAAAAAGCTGTCAGGGAAAAAATTGACTCATTAAATGCGCAACTAGCAGAAGTGCAGAAAATGCAAAAAGAGCTGCCTCAGGAGATTACTGCTGAACAGTTGAAGGTTGCTAAGGAAAAAGAGGAACAGGTAAAAAAGCTCAAAGCTGAAGCGGCTAAAGTAAAATCAGACTCTGTAAGGTTAAGAGAGATGGCTGAACAGGTAAAAAAAGAAGCTACCAAGGCATCGGAAGATGCTGAGGAAGCAAAGAAGTTGTATGAGGAGATAAGATCTAAATTGGAATAATATTTTGATTGATAAAAGAAAGGGGGTGAAATAAGAGTGAGAAAACTATTAGGAGGAATTTTTACTGTATTGTTTTTGTCAACTGTTGTGTTTGCGGCAGTTCCGGAAAAAATGACGATTGAGCATTGGAAAAAGAAAAAAACGCCTGTTGTTTTGGACCATAAAAAACATGGTGAAACATTAAAAATCAAATGTGAAGAATGCCATCATAAAAAGGCAGATGGCGAAAAAGCTGAACAAACAAAGTGTTCTAATGAAGCATGCCATGCAAAAGTGCAGGAAAAGGACGGAAAGAAAATTGATGCCACCAGCGGATCAACAAAAGAAAATCCTTTTCATATTGCTTGTTTAGAAGGGTGCCATAAGAAAGATAAAGAGAAAAAGGCTCCGACAAAATGTGAAGGTTGCCATCCAAAGGCGGCAGGAGAAAAGGAATAGTCAGCTAAATTATTTTAATTTAGTTGGATGTATAGTATCAGGGGAAGTGATCAAAAATGAATATTGGTCATTTCCCCTTATTTTATGTTGCCGGGTAAATTATAAAGATATATAATAAAAACTGTGAAAAATGTTATTTTTTTAAACCTTTCTGTTTTTATTTATTTTCTGGCAGATATTTTTTGTGTATGCCACTTGATTTATAATAAAAGAGATAAATTAAATCTCGCGGCTAAAATATTTATTATATTTGGCTTTATTATTCATACTACCGGGATTATTTTTCGTATAGCAGAATCAGGGCACGCGCCGTTTATTAATTTGTATGAATCACTTATTTATTTTTCATGGGCCATCGTCCTTTTTTATTTTTATGTAGAATTTAAATATCAGCTTTTCGGACTTGGTATTTTTGTAGTCACTCTTTCGGTCCTTGCGCTTATTTATGCAAAAACACTCTCCCCCGGCATTCAACCCCTGGTCCCTATTTTGCAAAGTTTATGGCTTGAAATCCATGTAGCTGTTATTTTTATCGGATATGCCGGGTTTGCTGTATCTTACGGCTGTGCCTTGCTTTACCTTCTAAAATTTGAAAATAAAGAGATTCATATCAGGGAAAAATTTTCCTCTTTCAGCATTACGTTAATTCTAAGTTTGTTAATCTGTTTCTTCAGTATGGATATTTATCAGTTATTTTACAAAATTTCAAGCCTGGATTTTTTAAACAGAAATATTTTAAATTTTTCTTTAAAAAAATCTATTTTTGTATTAGAATTAGCATTAAGTTTTTTTATTGCTTATTGGTTTATAACTAAAAAATACGGGGCAATAAAAACCGGACTACCGTTTATATTTTCCAGTTTAAATGTTTGTATAATAATTATGGCTCTATTTTCTTTTCTATTGAAAATAAAATACAGCCAGAGTATAATAAACATCTTAATACGATGGGCGGCCTTTGCTTTTATTTATTTTATACTAAATAAAAAAAGCACGGAGTTAAAAAACAGGCTTCCGGAAATAGAGATTATTGGTAAAATAGCTTATAAAGCAGTTGTTTACGCTTTCCCTTTTTTGACTTTTGGTATAATTACAGGAGCTATATGGGCCAATGAAGCATGGGGAAATTACTGGTCGTGGGACCCGAAAGAAACATGGTCGCTGATAACATGGTTTATTTACGCGGCCTATCTTCATGCAAGAAAAATCTCCGGGTGGACGGAGATTGAATCTATATATATAACAGTTTATGGTTTTTGGGCAGTTATATTTACCTATTTTGGTGTAAGTCTATTACTGCCCGGGTTGCATAGTTACGGATAAAATATTGTATGAGTGTATGTATTTTGTAGTTTGGAAAAATTTTTGCTAAACAAAAATTTTATGAAAGGGGGTGAAAAAAATAAATGGGCAAAATTAAAGAGTGGATAAAAGCAAATGTAGTTATTTCTATTATTATTGCTGTTGTTATAGTTTATGGACTTAAACTTGGAATCGATTTTTCCTCAGCTCCGGCCTTTTGCAAAATGACATGTCATGATATGGTTCAAGATGTTGTTTCATACAGGGCATCATTTCACGGGGGGAATGGAAAGCCGGTTAAGCATCATGGACATAAAGCGGACTGCCATGCCTGCCATTATGATCCGGGTCTTGTGGGTTTGATGATAGGGAAAATGGAAGCAATGCTTTCTATCGTTCATGAAGTTACCGGGGAAAAAGGCGAACCGGTGGATGAGCTCCACTTGTCGAAAGAGGAAGAAGAGCGTATTAAAAACTGGGTAGAGAAAAAAGAATGGAATCCTTATATATCTAAATCATCGGCAAACGAACATGTTTTTATTTTACCCCAGTACATTCATAAACCGAAAAAAGGACCGCTGTATATTGCTCCTCTTCACGGGAAGAAACGCAGGGTAACAAATGATGCCTGCAAACGGTGCCATCCTGATAAAACCGGAATGATTGTCGCAAATGCTCTATTAGACGCCCAAAAGGATGTGGAAAAGGACCCTAATGCCTTAGCACCTGAAAGCAAGCCAGAGGTCAAATCAAATGCAGCCGTGATAGAGAAGAAATTCAGCGCAGTTCCAGGGCCGCATGCTTCTCATGAAGATAAGGGGTTGATTTGTCTGGATTGCCATCAGGAAATCGCTCATGCCCCTGTGGATTTAGGAATCGGGCCAAAGAATCTTCCAAGGATGGAAATCTGTTTCCGCTGCCATAATGGCGAAAAGGCATTCAGAGATAACTGCGGGAAATGCCATATAGGACAGGTAAATATGCATGCAGGTAAAGGAGCAAAGGAAGTTGAAGATATGCCCGGGTTAATGAATGGGCAGGCAGAATGCGGAGATTGCGGGCATTCTGAAGGTAATAATTTTAAAGCAGATGTTTCCACCTGTGACGGGTGCCATAGTTCAGGTTATAAGGATATGGTCAAGGATTGGCAGGCTGGTTATGAGGCTTCAGTAGCGCCAGTAAAGGGTTTAATAGATGAGGTTGATAAACTTTTAAAGAAAGAAGGCAAAAAACTCAGTTCAGATATAGCTGAAGCAGAAAGTTTGTTTAATGATGCTAAATATAATTATGATTATGCGGTGAAAGACGGGAGCCGCGGAGCGCATAATTCTGATTATTCCGATGCTATGCTGAAAAAAGCAAAGGAAAAATTAGAAAAGGCAAAGGACTTATTATCAAAAAAGCATAGTTAATTTTGGTTTAAGAAGTCAGGGGGGCGGGTTTAAAACCCGCCCCTATTTATTATGGATATCGAAAGCGATAAGATTTATTTATTCCTGCATAATTTAAGGCAAAAAATAATAACAATATTTATATTCATTTTCCTGGCGTCTTTTTTGTGCTATTTTTTCAGGGACAGTATCTGGAATTTAGCAAAATCCCCATATTTAAAAATAAAACCCGGACAGATTTTGATTTTTATAACACCAGTGGAAGCTTTTTATATAAACCTGAAAATTTCTGTATTTGGAGGCATATTTTTAACTGTCCCGTTTATTTTTTACCATATTTTTTCTTTGCTGCCGGTTAAGGCGGAAAATACTGTGAGGAGCGTGTTATTTATAAGTCTTGCATCTTTTTTGCTTTTTGCGGCCGGGATTGTGTTTTCTTATAATATTGTCATTCCCCAGGCATTAAAATTTTTTTTGCAGTTTGAAAATGAGTCTCTTTCCGCGCAATGGACAGCAAGCGGGTATCTGTCGTTTTTTTTATGGACCTTATTTTCTTTTGGTTTAATATTTGAATTACCGTTAATAATTTATTTTTTGACTAAATTTAACATAGTACATCCTGACGTTTTAAGAAAAAACAGGAGTTATGCAATTCTTATTGTTTTTATTACTGCAGGATTATTAACCCCCGGGCCTGATATAATGTCGCAAATTCTGCTCGCACTGCCAATGATTATTTTATATGAAACGGGCATATGGTTTTCATACCTGCCGCGTCAGAAAATACCA from bacterium includes the following:
- a CDS encoding cytochrome c3 family protein, translated to MRKLLGGIFTVLFLSTVVFAAVPEKMTIEHWKKKKTPVVLDHKKHGETLKIKCEECHHKKADGEKAEQTKCSNEACHAKVQEKDGKKIDATSGSTKENPFHIACLEGCHKKDKEKKAPTKCEGCHPKAAGEKE
- a CDS encoding NapC/NirT family cytochrome c, encoding MGKIKEWIKANVVISIIIAVVIVYGLKLGIDFSSAPAFCKMTCHDMVQDVVSYRASFHGGNGKPVKHHGHKADCHACHYDPGLVGLMIGKMEAMLSIVHEVTGEKGEPVDELHLSKEEEERIKNWVEKKEWNPYISKSSANEHVFILPQYIHKPKKGPLYIAPLHGKKRRVTNDACKRCHPDKTGMIVANALLDAQKDVEKDPNALAPESKPEVKSNAAVIEKKFSAVPGPHASHEDKGLICLDCHQEIAHAPVDLGIGPKNLPRMEICFRCHNGEKAFRDNCGKCHIGQVNMHAGKGAKEVEDMPGLMNGQAECGDCGHSEGNNFKADVSTCDGCHSSGYKDMVKDWQAGYEASVAPVKGLIDEVDKLLKKEGKKLSSDIAEAESLFNDAKYNYDYAVKDGSRGAHNSDYSDAMLKKAKEKLEKAKDLLSKKHS
- the ccsB gene encoding c-type cytochrome biogenesis protein CcsB; this translates as MKNVIFLNLSVFIYFLADIFCVCHLIYNKRDKLNLAAKIFIIFGFIIHTTGIIFRIAESGHAPFINLYESLIYFSWAIVLFYFYVEFKYQLFGLGIFVVTLSVLALIYAKTLSPGIQPLVPILQSLWLEIHVAVIFIGYAGFAVSYGCALLYLLKFENKEIHIREKFSSFSITLILSLLICFFSMDIYQLFYKISSLDFLNRNILNFSLKKSIFVLELALSFFIAYWFITKKYGAIKTGLPFIFSSLNVCIIIMALFSFLLKIKYSQSIINILIRWAAFAFIYFILNKKSTELKNRLPEIEIIGKIAYKAVVYAFPFLTFGIITGAIWANEAWGNYWSWDPKETWSLITWFIYAAYLHARKISGWTEIESIYITVYGFWAVIFTYFGVSLLLPGLHSYG
- the tatC gene encoding twin-arginine translocase subunit TatC → MDIESDKIYLFLHNLRQKIITIFIFIFLASFLCYFFRDSIWNLAKSPYLKIKPGQILIFITPVEAFYINLKISVFGGIFLTVPFIFYHIFSLLPVKAENTVRSVLFISLASFLLFAAGIVFSYNIVIPQALKFFLQFENESLSAQWTASGYLSFFLWTLFSFGLIFELPLIIYFLTKFNIVHPDVLRKNRSYAILIVFITAGLLTPGPDIMSQILLALPMIILYETGIWFSYLPRQKIPNVHMTEKF
- a CDS encoding CsgG/HfaB family protein; translation: MRGLFHEKKLVLIFFAAMFLSAGCGASMRTYLKEEAPLHKIKKLAILSFDNMSKDKNASEKLANIFLIELITSGQFKVVEPGELEKALKEVKVRSKGGLNTLEIADAQKIGEACGVDAIIIGMIDTFEMGKKDDPLISMNIHMLDTKDGSLIWQVDYIASGSSFAYLLDFGKISSTEMLSRRMVKNLLAPIIKKSKNSLKEAKIKISNSKQEMERAEIKAKDLKSKSEELDSQARDAEEKSKDLELKVKQDEQEAIRINPDALIRKKTGLEEEIKTVDNELTSLTAVSKKKVTAKIAVEGKIKEIETESKSNKDKLDEITGQINIFTAKERVARIRGNNEEADDYKKKADAAKVEAKDMQEKYDATQKSLESLTKELNELNPDVKKAQDNEKAVREKIDSLNAQLAEVQKMQKELPQEITAEQLKVAKEKEEQVKKLKAEAAKVKSDSVRLREMAEQVKKEATKASEDAEEAKKLYEEIRSKLE